From the Prunus dulcis chromosome 4, ALMONDv2, whole genome shotgun sequence genome, one window contains:
- the LOC117626109 gene encoding U3 small nucleolar RNA-associated protein 6 homolog, whose amino-acid sequence MADVVQYRLERMINELDDLEQRMIFTRREIAEIVKQRRKFEYRLKRPSPLKEDYLAYIEYETQLDSLRRLRKKSVMRELQKQGLKTNKKMKKSVSDFAGVRRIVDIYRLAVMRFKGDIELWFRYLEFCRERRHGRMKKVLAQVIRFHPKVPGVWIYAAAWEFDHNLNVEAARAIMQSGLRVCPTSEDLWIEYLRMELTFLNKLKARKVALGEDVGILARDQISADEKQWRDENKDLYMPFNEKGEHKEGSDIESEKSRKKIDKFQEQGFSILRTIYSGAVEALPSSFSMRKQFLEILDATDLVNSEEMHKEILSDIKRDFSTQPEYWDWLARLEYNPATTQEISEENTHSQVEKAVQVYEEAVEHLPSAIMFNQYAKFLMGVTALLKGENKPSGLASQSASYISHLLRVYEKAETMGCIDEDLACQHISFHLQLGRLDEARKLAEKLCREKFSSSAQLCLLRVSIEVRHLTRDSTSPSKAELLSIFELLKDALTRVSTSEAESLWLMALKIFANQKHYFEKLVEISVKSLAKDGGTENGFSLSSAIVNFVLQKDGVRHARDVYKRFLALPHPGLAIYRTCIELESNLASNGDKDSLVNARKLYESALKNYDQNLSLWRDYYCMETKMGTSETASAVYWRARKILKDSSALVTQDL is encoded by the exons ATGGCTGACGTGGTCCAGTACCGGTTGGAGCGGATGATCAACGAGCTCGATGACCTCGAGCAACGGATGATCTTCACGCGCCGTGAGATTGCTGAGATCGTCAAGCAGCGTCGGAAGTTCGAATACCGTCTCAAGCGGCCGAGCCCACTCAAGGAAGACTACCTTGCCTACATTGAGTATGAGACTCAGCTTGACTCACTCCGTCGCCTCCGGAAAAAGTCGGTGATGCGTGAGCTGCAAAAACAGGGGCTGAAGACCAataagaagatgaagaagtcAGTTTCTGACTTCGCTGGAGTAAGGAGGATCGTTGATATATATAGGCTTGCGGTCATGAGGTTTAAGGGTGACATTGAGCTCTGGTTTCGGTACCTTGAGTTTTGTAGAGAGCGACGGCATGGTAGGATGAAGAAG GTCCTGGCACAAGTAATCAGGTTTCACCCAAAGGTCCCAGGAGTTTGGATATATGCTGCAGCTTGGGAATTTGACCATAACTTAAATGTTGAAGCTGCCCGTGCTATCATGCAAAGTGGGTTGAGAGTCTGCCCAACTTCAGAAGATCTTTGGATAGAGTATCTTCGGATGGAACTCACATTCCTTAATAAGCTGAAGGCCCGAAAGGTTGCTCTTGGTGAGGATGTGGGCATTCTGGCTCGTGATCAGATAAGTGCCGATGAGAAACAGTGGAGAGatgaaaataaagatttaTACATGCCCTTTAATGAAAAAGGAGAACATAAGGAAGGATCAGACATCGAAAGTGAGAAGTCAAGGAAGAAAATCGACAAGTTTCAGGAGCAAGGTTTTAGCATTCTAAGAACCATATATAGCGGAGCAGTTGAAGCGCTTCCCTCTAGTTTTAGTATGAGAAAGCAGTTTTTGGAGATTTTGGATGCAACTGACTTGGTTAATTCAGAAGAAATGCATAAGGAAATACTAAGTGACATCAAGAGGGACTTCTCAACACAGCCAGAGTATTGGGACTGGCTAGCAAGACTTGAATACAATCCTGCAACCACACAGGAGATCAGTGAAGAAAATACGCATTCTCAAGTGGAAAAAGCAGTTCAG GTTTATGAGGAGGCTGTAGAACATCTGCCTTCCGCCATAATGTTCAACCAGTATGCAAAATTTTTAATGGGTGTTACTGCTCTTCTAAAAGGAGAAAACAAACCTTCCGGGTTAGCCAGTCAGTCTGCTAGTTATATTTCACATCTTTTAAGAGTCTATGAAAAGGCTGAAACAATGGGATGCATTGACGAGGATCTTGCCTGTCAGCATATCTCATTTCATTTGCAACTAGGAAGACTGGATGAAGCCCGGAAACTGGCAGAAAAGCTTTGTCGTGAAAAATTTTCGAGTTCAGCACAGTTATGTCTATTAAGGGTCTCAATAGAAGTTAGGCATTTGACAAGGGATTCCACTTCTCCAAGTAAAGCCGAGCTGCTATCCATCTTTGAACTTCTAAAAGATGCTTTGACAAGAGTGTCGACTTCAGAAGCTGAGAGCCTGTGGCTAATG GCCCTCAAAATCTTTGCAAATCAAAAgcattattttgaaaaattagtTGAGATTTCTGTTAAATCATTAGCTAAAGATGGTGGCACTGAAAATggattctctctttcttccgccattgtgaattttgttcttcaaaagGATGGAGTTCGACATGCTAGAGATGTGTATAAGCG CTTTCTTGCTTTACCGCACCCTGGGCTTGCTATATATAGGACCTGCATTGAATTGGAATCAAACCTTGCATCCAATGGCGATAAAGATAGTCTTGTTAATGCCCGAAAGTTATATGAATCTGCACTTAAAAATTACGACCAAAATCTGAGCTTATGGCGAGATTACTATTGTATGGAGACCAAG ATGGGAACATCTGAAACAGCTTCTGCTGTCTATTGGCGTGCACGGAAGATTCTGAAAGACAGTTCCGCACTTGTTACTCAAGATTTGTGA
- the LOC117625149 gene encoding disease resistance protein RUN1-like, with protein sequence MDSRIKKMEEYLALCRSDDVRTIGIWGFGGIGKTTLANEVFKKIRNQFDAKCFVSSVREESTKVNGLVGMQKSLFATLLHCNEDIQNADLGIQLLRTRLRNKRVLIVLDNVDKLDQIKALADESWLGPGSRVIITNREKHELDTCGLLADSIYEVDKLKIGEDSQLFCRKAFKENDAPHDYKELSKKFVEYAGGIPLALIVLGSYLRGKNVIEWSEAFDRLDEDPEEDIMNVLKISFDALKGTVKQIFLDIACFFNGEDQVRVKKILESCRFYPRSGMRDLLDKALIKINERNELWMHDLLRKMGQDIVHRQFPNEPGKRSRLWINENAYKRNRSWHDKVLAENTGTTAVEGIFLILLAKEEIQLDADPFAKMCNLRLLKICNVNFSRCPEYFSKELRLLEWHEYPLESLPSSFKPCHLVELKMPNSRITQLWHESCTMMENLVQMDLSNCKFLIKTPDFRKVPNLGRLILEGCEKLSEVHAKIGDLQRLVVLNMKGCESLESLPHSISLESLKTFNLSGCSKLKEFPEIVGNMEALSELYLDGTAKRKLPASIQQLRGLIWLNLIGCKNLMSLPMAICSLTSLRYIYIYVWLLTH encoded by the exons ATGGATTCTCGTATTAAGAAAATGGAGGAGTACTTGGCTCTTTGCAGGTCGGATGATGTTCGCACCATAGGGATTTGGGGGTTCGGGGGCATTGGTAAGACAACTCTCGCAAACGAAGTTTTTAAGAAGATCAGGAACCAATTTGATGCTAAATGCTTCGTTTCCTCTGTTAGAGAGGAATCCACAAAAGTAAATGGTCTAGTTGGCATGCAAAAATCTCTCTTTGCAACCTTGCTGCACTGCAATGAAGATATACAAAATGCTGATTTGGGGATCCAATTGTTACGTACTAGACTAAGGAATAAAAGGGTGCTTATTGTTCTGGATAATGTTGATAAACTAGATCAGATAAAGGCTTTAGCAGATGAATCTTGGTTGGGTCCAGGGAGTCGAGTCATTATAACAAATAGGGAGAAGCATGAGTTGGATACGTGTGGACTACTTGCAGATAGTATATACGAGGTTGACAAGCTGAAGATTGGTGAAGATTCTCAGCTCTTTTGTCGAAAAGCCTTCAAGGAAAACGATGCTCCACATGATTATAAAGAGTTGTCCAAAAAATTTGTAGAATATGCTGGTGGCATTCCTTTAGCTCTTATAGTTCTGGGATCATACTTGAGGGGAAAAAATGTAATAGAATGGTCAGAAGCATTTGATAGACTTGATGAAGATCCTGAAGAAGACATTATGAATGTGCTTAAAATAAGTTTTGACGCATTAAAGGGCACAGTGAAACAAATCTTTCTGGACATTGCATGCTTCTTTAATGGAGAGGATCAAGTTCGTGTAAAGAAGATATTAGAAAGTTGCCGGTTTTATCCTAGAAGTGGTATGCGTGACCTTCTTGATAAAGCCCTAATTAAAATTAACGAAAGAAATGAACTGTGGATGCATGATTTACTTCGGAAAATGGGTCAGGACATTGTTCATAGACAATTTCCTAATGAGCCTGGAAAGCGCAGCAGGTTGTGGATTAATGAGAATGCCTACAAACGCAACAGGTCATGGCATGATAAAGTACTTGCAGAGAATACG GGAACAACTGCTGTCGAAGGCATATTCCTAATCTTGCTGGCAAAGGAAGAGATACAGTTGGATGCTGACCCATTCGCTAAAATGTGCAACCTAAGATTGTTGAAGATTTGTAATGTCAACTTTTCTAGATGCCCTGAGTATTTCTCTAAAGAGTTACGGCTTCTGGAATGGCACGAATATCCTTTAGAATCTCTGCCATCAAGTTTTAAACCATGTCATCTTGTTGAACTCAAGATGCCTAACAGTCGCATTACCCAACTATGGCATGAAAGT TGTACCATGATGGAAAACTTAGTACAAATGGATCTTTCCAACTGCAAATTCTTGATCAAGACCCCAGACTTCAGAAAGGTCCCAAATCTTGGGAGGTTGATTCTTGAAGGTTGTGAAAAATTATCAGAGGTTCACGCAAAAATTGGGGATCTCCAACGTCTCGTTGTATTGAATATGAAAGGTTGTGAAAGTCTAGAGAGCCTTCCCCACTCCATCAGCTTAGAATCTCTTAAAACCTTTAATCTTTCTGGTTGTTCAAAACTCAAAGAGTTTCCAGAGATTGTGGGAAACATGGAAGCTTTGTCAGAACTTTATTTAGATGGAACGGCTAAAAGGAAGCTGCCAGCATCAATCCAGCAATTGAGGGGCCTTATTTGGTTAAATTTAATTGGTTGCAAGAACCTTATGAGTCTTCCTATGGCCATTTGTAGTTTGACATCtttgagatatatatatatatatgtctgGCTGCTCACGCATTGA